The genome window CAcagccttcccccaggccagTGCTAGTGTCTCCATGCTGCTTCTCCCCTATCCACCTCAATCCATCTCCATCGGGCTCACCTCCTCTGTGCAGGGCCTTTGATCCTCCTTCAGCACCAGCCCCACATAACCTTGGGGCACCGGCACATCCTGCCCCTTGAGGCTCCTGCCCCGGAAGGATACAGATTTCTCTGCAGGAAGACAGATCGACACTGAGCTTGTGAGACAGAACCCCTTGTCCAGGGGATGAGCTACTGAGAAATGGGCACAGCAACCCTAGTGCCGCACTGGGTCCCGCCCCAccagcgcccccaccccctcGCTGCAGCAGCCAGCGCCTCCTCGCACTGCACTGACTGTAGGGGGCGTCCCCCGCACGGACCCCTGCCATCGtcccgctccctgcagcgccGCCAGTACGGCGGGATTCACCAACCCTGCGAGCGCTGGCGGATGGCCGGCGTGAAGTATCTGTCCACCGGGGCGCGGCCGCTGTGCTCCACCGCgcagggcagcaggtgcaggacatCCCGGGGCGCCGCCCGGAGGGAGCTCAGGTCCAGCCGGATGGGGCCGCTGCTCTCAGACATCTCGCTCCGGAGGCAGGCgcggcgctggggggaggggccggggggtgcctTGTCAGGAACCCGTATCCCCACGTGGGCAGGACCCTCTCGGAGAGGGAACACTAATGAAGGGGGAGGTGCCTGCGGGGCCGATATGCTCCACGCGTGCGCGCTGGGCGTGCCCACTCCTGCCGCTCACCGCGCGGGAACACTTCGCACCCCGTGACAACCCACTCCGATTCCGGGGCATGCTGGGGGTTGTAGTCCTCACGCTCGTGTAGGACCCAGGAAAGCCTCCGGCGCATGAGGGGCGTGGCGGGCCCAGTCCCAGTGCAGGATGGACGCGATAGTTTCCGGCCAGAGTGAAACCCCTGTGGCATGTCCATGCTGGACGATGGAGAAGCAgcttctctcccccctgctcccgggagaggggcctggctggctcgGGGGCAGGGATGGACGCTGGGTTGCCAGCTGGAGGGAGTCTGCCGGGGAAGCTGCCAGATGGCCGCTGTTATCGCctgtggcgtggcgtggcgtggcgggGGGGACTCACATTCAGACCCTGCTCAGCAGTTGTCCTGGATTTGACTCATTGCCTTCTCGGTTGTTGGGTTCCAAGCAGGGTCCCCTTCCCTGCACAACTCTGCAGAACCAGGCTTCCACAGGCAGGCAAGCAAGGTGGCCAACGTGGGCACCAACGTTGCAGGTTCAGGGACACGGCTACCTTACCTCATTTGGAAGGACCACAGTCCTGGCAGGGGGCACTGAAAACCTTTTCCAGCTCGGTGACAAGACACCTAGCACCAGCCCTTGCTCACCAGCCCCTGTACCAGCAAAGTAGACAAGCACCAACGAGGCTTCAGAAACCAAACCCGTCCTTCAGCACTGAGCCCACACGGCAGGCATGGTGTCCACCACATGTGAGGGTGCAAATGCACCCCCAATTGTCCTTTCACTCTCTCACTTCTCCAGAGCCACTCCATTGCTTCTCCCTCCATCGCACCTAATTTACCACCCCTACCCTCACCCCAGTGCACGTTTCCCCATATGCACTAGTTTGTTCATTTCACTACAAGTTTTACTGGTAAAAGATATTTGTACAGAACTTAGGAAAGTCAGGCTACAGTCCTAGTCACAGCTTGCCTTCT of Pelodiscus sinensis isolate JC-2024 chromosome 11, ASM4963464v1, whole genome shotgun sequence contains these proteins:
- the RNASEH2C gene encoding ribonuclease H2 subunit C, with the translated sequence MSESSGPIRLDLSSLRAAPRDVLHLLPCAVEHSGRAPVDRYFTPAIRQRSQEKSVSFRGRSLKGQDVPVPQGYVGLVLKEDQRPCTEEERTVRLESTFSALTVWNLEQPPSADDGLFLALSWPGIAEAIHAPVLKKEQ